The genome window TGAGATAGACAAAAGCCAATCCACTTCCCCCCACCGCCGAAGGAGTGACGGCAGAAGTAAACTCACAGAGCACATTGATGCGGAACGCCTCGGCTACAGATAACTTACGCTGGCAGAGATGACGGAAACGGAGGGTGAGCATCAGATTCTGGACCGCAAAGAGCAACACGCCCATTACTACTCCCAGAAAGAACCTGGGAGACAAATCTATCCTGCTCAGAACTTCCACATCAAACTCCCGAATCATCATTCCAACGATGACCACCAGTCCGATGGAAGCCGCCAACCATAAATGCCATTTTTTCATATTACTCTCAAAATAAAACTATACCTTATTATATATAGTAATATAACGATTAAATGGCTAATCTATTTTGTTGTCTGTCAATTAAATGCTGATATCTGTCCAAAACTTCTACAGCAATGTCCTCCCAAGAGCGCACCAGAGTCTCCGCGGCTGCCGTATAGTTCATCTGCACCCAACTGCTCGCCGTCTATCGCCGCCTTTACCAAATCAATCGTCAGCGAATTGCCGAAAGGAGTTTTGCGGATAATACTGTAATGCTTTATACCGCTGCAAAGGTATTTAAAGGATGTTACTTTCGTGTTACAAAGAAATGAAAGAAGAGTGAAAGCATTGCCTTTTTACAAAAAGATTTAAAAAATGGGACTGAATAAAACAAGGTAACGATATTTTGATTATATTTGCAGTATTATTGCAAAACTAACAGATTTACGATATGAAAAAACTACTCTTATCAATCGCCTTCCTGCTCCCTGCTATGGGAATGATGGCGCAGACTCAGGTAACGACTGCCGAAGGTATCCTCGAAGGAAAAGACCTCTCAGGCATCACAGTATTCAAGGGTATTCCGTTCGCTGCCCCTCCGGTAGGAAATCTCCGCTGGAAGGCTCCGCAGCCTGTACAGAAATGGCAGGGCGTTCGCGAGGCCAAGGAGTTCGGACCGAACCCGATGCAGGAACCTCTCTTCGGCGATATGAACTTCGGAACGAAGACCAACAGCGAGGATTGCCTCTACCTTAATATATGGACACCGGCAAAGACCATGAAGGAGCATCTGCCGGTACTCATTTATTTCAACGGCGGAGGATTGATGGCAGGTAGCGGAAGCGAACCTCGATATGCGGGCGATGCGATGGCACGCAAGGGCATCATCTCCATCACAGCCAACTATCGTGAGGGCATCTTCGGATTCTTCGCCCACCCACAGCTCTCTAAGGAAACATCCTACAAGGGTTCCGGCAACTATGGATTCATGGACCAGGTGGCTGCCATCCAGTGGGTAAAGGATAACATCGAGGCTTTCGGCGGCGACCCTAACCGCATCACCATCGTAGGCGAATCGGCAGGTTCCATGTCGGTCAGCGCTCTGATGGCTTCCCCTCTCTGTCAGGGACTCTTTGCGCAGGCAATGGGTTCCAGTGGTTCAGTGATGGGATTCAAGAAGGTGGCTACACAGAAGGAAGCCGAGGAGAAAGGAGTGCAGCTTGCCCAGAAAATAGCCGAGAAGATGGGTAAGAAAAACGGCAAGAAGGTGGGAAAGAAGGTTGGAATGAAGAACCTCAACGAACTTCGTGCCCTTCCTGCCGAGGAATTGATGAAGCTGGCGGAAGTAAGAGCGGTTCCTGTCTATAATATCGACGGATATTTTATGAAAGAACAGCCTGTAGAGGTATTTGCCAAGGGCGAGCAGACCAAGGTACCTCTGCTCATTGGCGGTAACAACCAGGAGATGACTCCTGCAGCCGTATTGATGGGCAAACAACCTACCGTCGAGAATCTGAAGGCGGGTGCCAAGGCTACATTTGGAGAAGAGAACATCGAAGAACTCTTCCGCCTCTACGGTATCAACAGTGATAAGGATGTATTGGAGCAGCCGGGCGTGAACCTAGCTTCGGATATCTTCCTCGATTATTCTACATGGAAGTGGGGCAACATGCACAAGCTGACAGGCGGACAGCCTGTTTACCGCTACCGCTATTGCCATCCTCGTCCTGCTATGGCCATCAAGGGCAAGGTGGCAGCATTGGCTGGCGGCGTGGTAGATGCCAAGGAAGATGCGGCTCCTGCGCCACAAGACAAGGGAGCCGTTCATTCTGCCGACATCGAGTATGCAATGGGTACATTGCCAACCAACCGCGTGTTCAACTGGCAGCCGGAGGATTATATGATCAGCGACATCTTCAACCAGTATTACGTCAATTTCGTAAAGACCGGCAATCCGAATGGTCTGGGTCTGCCTGAGTGGCCATCCACCAACGGCAAGGCAGTAGCCCCTGTGCTTCAGATAGACGTGAATACCGTCGTAAAAACTGATGCCCAGATGGAGAAGCGCTATGATTTCATAGACAAACTGTTTTGGAAGAAGAAATAA of Segatella copri contains these proteins:
- a CDS encoding carboxylesterase/lipase family protein, with protein sequence MKKLLLSIAFLLPAMGMMAQTQVTTAEGILEGKDLSGITVFKGIPFAAPPVGNLRWKAPQPVQKWQGVREAKEFGPNPMQEPLFGDMNFGTKTNSEDCLYLNIWTPAKTMKEHLPVLIYFNGGGLMAGSGSEPRYAGDAMARKGIISITANYREGIFGFFAHPQLSKETSYKGSGNYGFMDQVAAIQWVKDNIEAFGGDPNRITIVGESAGSMSVSALMASPLCQGLFAQAMGSSGSVMGFKKVATQKEAEEKGVQLAQKIAEKMGKKNGKKVGKKVGMKNLNELRALPAEELMKLAEVRAVPVYNIDGYFMKEQPVEVFAKGEQTKVPLLIGGNNQEMTPAAVLMGKQPTVENLKAGAKATFGEENIEELFRLYGINSDKDVLEQPGVNLASDIFLDYSTWKWGNMHKLTGGQPVYRYRYCHPRPAMAIKGKVAALAGGVVDAKEDAAPAPQDKGAVHSADIEYAMGTLPTNRVFNWQPEDYMISDIFNQYYVNFVKTGNPNGLGLPEWPSTNGKAVAPVLQIDVNTVVKTDAQMEKRYDFIDKLFWKKK